A portion of the Anabas testudineus chromosome 22, fAnaTes1.2, whole genome shotgun sequence genome contains these proteins:
- the LOC113148455 gene encoding uncharacterized protein LOC113148455 gives MIFMVFMLCFLHLPQTEGASDSKRVDQTPRFMMKRTGESVDSEISCSHSMTDYPITLWYKQDKHKGLKLLGYLNLIYPSPEKDVEGKINFNGDGSKQSGLNISRLTLEDSGVYFCAASQHSAADSSQLNTKTFICQTDKTVHAAQHLQSASISPTLKILQRSLLDHSTNCSDTPTCSSSYQLHEVVSVQQIMETIIKQHLVKLSVLLWTAGLICGSDVTQTSILWKNKGEDATMNCSHTKTPDYIQMYWYRQLPGEMMELIVFTTTTNKLKHDFGKFSQDKFSATKPDAHTGTFTVKNLESGDKGLYFCAASKHSDTDT, from the exons ATGATCTTCatggtttttatgttgtgttttcttcatctgCCACAAACTGAAG GTGCCTCTGACTCCAAACGTGTGGACCAAACACCGCGGTTCATGATGAAGAGAACTGGTGAATCTGTTGACAGTGAGATCAGCTGTTCACACAGTATGACAGATTATCCTATCACTCTCTGgtataaacaagacaaacacaaaggtcTGAAGCTGCTTGGATATCTAAACCTGATCTACCCGTCTCCAGAAAAAGACGTGGAAGGAAAAATCAACTTTAACGGAGATGGTAGTAAACAGTCGGGCCTCAACATTTCTCGTCTGACATTGGAGGACAGTggtgtgtatttctgtgctgcCAGTCAGCACAGTGCTGCAGATTCCTCTCAGCTCAATACAAAAACCTTCATCTGTCAGACAGACAAGACTGTTCATGCTGCTCAACACCTGCAGTCAGCCTCCATCTCACCAACACTTAAGATTTTACAGCGCAGCTTATTGGAtcacagcacaaactgcagtGACACTCCCACCTGCAGCTCTTCATATCAACTACATGAGGTAGTTTCTGTCCAACAGATCATGGAGACCATCATCAAACAGCACCTTGTCAAactgtctgtcttactgtggactGCAG gtTTAATTTGTGGAAGTGATGTCACGCAGACTTCAATACTGTGGAAAAACAAGGGTGAAGATGCAACAATGAACTGCAGCCACACGAAGACCCCCGACTACATCCAGATGTACTGGTACAGACAGCtgccaggagaaatgatggaattAATAGTGTTTACAACTACAACcaataaactaaaacatgattttGGAAAATTCAGTCAAGACAAATTCTCAGCCACCAAACCTGATGCTCACACTGGGACGTTCACAGTGAAGAATCTGGAGTCAGGAGATAAAGGCCTGTACTTCTGTGCTGCGagtaaacacagtgatacagaCACATga